One region of Acidobacteriota bacterium genomic DNA includes:
- the rmuC gene encoding DNA recombination protein RmuC: protein MTPADLFAALSLIVSLALLVGLVLVWRRTAPAETTPILQRLDGLERAGERTDRSLRDELALGRRESGDTLATLRQELQQSFSALGEALGGRVTQLAALQQQQLEAFGRDLKALTETTERKAEDLRRTVDLQLVTLREGNERKLEQVRQTVDEKLQRTLEERLGESFRLVSERLEEVHRGLGEMRTLATGVGDLKRVLTNVKARGEWGEVQLGALLEQVLAPDQYASNVATREGAAERVEFAVRLPGPEGREHEAVWLPIDAKFPLEDYQRLAEAAERADGPAVDQAARELESRVKQAARELSAKYLEPPTTTDFAIMFLPTEGLYAEILRRPGLTDTLQREHRVLVAGPTTLWAILSSLRLGFRTLAIQKRSSEIWALLGQVKNDFSRFGRALDAVRKKLDEAQKKVDLAQKGTRRIEQRLSDVQEPPGLAPDVGAPQGTPLLDLAGDDEVEDEGAEP from the coding sequence ATCGTTTCGCTCGCGTTGCTCGTCGGGCTCGTCCTCGTCTGGCGCCGGACGGCCCCAGCCGAGACGACGCCCATCCTGCAGCGGCTCGACGGCCTCGAGCGCGCCGGCGAGCGCACCGATCGATCGCTGCGCGACGAGCTCGCCCTCGGGCGTCGTGAATCCGGCGACACCCTCGCCACGCTGCGCCAGGAACTGCAGCAGTCGTTCTCCGCGCTCGGCGAAGCGCTTGGCGGCCGCGTTACGCAGCTCGCCGCGCTTCAGCAGCAGCAGCTCGAGGCTTTCGGCCGCGACCTGAAGGCCCTCACCGAGACGACCGAGCGCAAGGCCGAGGACCTGCGCCGGACGGTCGACCTGCAGCTCGTCACCCTGCGCGAGGGCAACGAGAGGAAGCTCGAGCAGGTGCGGCAGACCGTCGACGAGAAGCTGCAACGCACCCTCGAGGAGCGGCTCGGCGAGTCGTTCCGGCTGGTCAGCGAGCGACTCGAGGAGGTGCACCGGGGTCTCGGCGAGATGCGCACCCTCGCGACGGGCGTGGGCGACCTGAAGCGCGTGCTGACCAACGTCAAGGCGCGCGGCGAGTGGGGCGAGGTGCAGCTCGGCGCGTTGCTCGAACAGGTGCTCGCGCCCGATCAGTACGCGTCGAACGTCGCGACGCGCGAGGGTGCGGCCGAGCGGGTGGAGTTCGCGGTGCGTCTTCCCGGCCCCGAGGGACGCGAGCACGAGGCCGTCTGGCTCCCCATCGACGCCAAGTTCCCGCTCGAAGACTACCAGCGGCTGGCCGAGGCGGCCGAGCGCGCCGACGGCCCCGCCGTCGATCAGGCGGCGCGCGAGCTCGAGTCGCGGGTCAAGCAGGCGGCCAGGGAGCTCTCGGCGAAGTACCTCGAGCCGCCGACGACGACCGACTTCGCCATCATGTTCCTGCCGACCGAAGGACTGTACGCCGAGATCCTGCGGCGGCCCGGACTCACCGATACCCTTCAGCGTGAGCACCGCGTGCTCGTCGCCGGACCGACGACGCTCTGGGCCATCCTGAGCAGCCTGCGCCTGGGGTTCCGGACGCTCGCGATCCAGAAGCGGTCGTCGGAAATCTGGGCGCTGCTCGGCCAGGTGAAGAACGACTTCAGCCGGTTCGGTCGGGCGCTCGACGCCGTGCGCAAGAAGCTCGACGAAGCCCAGAAGAAGGTGGACCTGGCCCAGAAGGGCACCCGTCGCATCGAACAGCGGCTGAGCGACGTTCAGGAGCCGCCTGGGCTGGCGCCCGACGTCGGCGCGCCCCAGGGAACGCCGCTGCTCGACCTCGCCGGCGACGACGAGGTCGAGGACGAGGGCGCCGAGCCGTGA
- a CDS encoding CDP-alcohol phosphatidyltransferase family protein encodes MTFTGFIGAACMFPLRAIISLSVALGIHPNTLTLIGVLINVAAAWCLAEDRFVLAGIVMIGANIFDFIDGKVAHITGKQSQFGAFWDSTLDRFSDLALFTGLIILYSRLGRHDYVLIATLTLIFSIMTSYARARAESLVEKCKVGFMERPERIVLFMIGAFTDRMAGVLWVILALSIVTVANRIHYTYLELNKRPMPRTTGVFGFFRRAFFWRDERATLAYDVWVIAILAFVWLTPPDWLRDPTASGPGLVGWLMRALGG; translated from the coding sequence ATGACGTTCACCGGCTTCATCGGCGCGGCCTGCATGTTCCCCCTGCGGGCCATCATCAGTCTCAGCGTCGCGCTCGGCATTCACCCGAACACGCTCACGCTCATCGGCGTGCTCATCAACGTGGCCGCCGCCTGGTGCCTCGCCGAGGACCGCTTCGTGCTGGCGGGCATCGTGATGATCGGCGCGAACATCTTCGACTTCATCGACGGCAAGGTCGCGCACATCACCGGCAAGCAGTCGCAGTTCGGCGCGTTCTGGGACTCGACGCTCGACCGCTTCTCCGACCTCGCGCTCTTCACCGGCCTCATCATCCTCTACTCGCGCCTCGGCCGCCACGACTACGTCCTGATTGCGACGCTGACGCTCATCTTCTCCATCATGACGAGCTACGCCAGGGCACGGGCCGAGTCGCTCGTCGAGAAGTGCAAGGTCGGCTTCATGGAGCGCCCCGAGCGCATCGTGCTCTTCATGATCGGCGCGTTCACCGATCGCATGGCCGGCGTGCTCTGGGTCATCCTGGCCCTGTCGATCGTCACGGTCGCCAACCGCATCCACTACACCTACCTCGAGTTGAACAAGCGGCCCATGCCACGGACCACCGGGGTCTTCGGCTTCTTCCGGCGCGCCTTCTTCTGGCGCGACGAGCGCGCGACGCTCGCCTACGACGTGTGGGTCATCGCCATCCTCGCCTTCGTGTGGCTGACGCCACCCGACTGGCTGCGCGACCCCACGGCCTCGGGACCGGGCCTCGTCGGGTGGCTGATGCGGGCACTCGGCGGGTGA